One window of the Leptospira koniambonensis genome contains the following:
- a CDS encoding TRL-like family protein yields the protein MFLTNCLYTNIKSPGWYYSQSYSDVRGMEPVGKLEGTSCGTSWLWAVYTGDESYEAAVQNAIKDKADLLFDVQTDYSYKSFIFALYFEKCTRVTGIGVKLPQRLLKKE from the coding sequence ATGTTCCTTACGAACTGCCTTTATACGAATATCAAATCTCCAGGCTGGTACTATTCTCAAAGTTATTCTGATGTAAGAGGAATGGAACCGGTAGGAAAATTAGAAGGTACTTCCTGCGGAACTAGTTGGCTTTGGGCAGTTTATACCGGTGATGAGAGTTACGAAGCTGCTGTCCAAAATGCAATTAAGGATAAAGCGGACCTTCTATTCGATGTTCAAACGGATTATAGTTACAAATCCTTTATATTCGCTCTTTATTTTGAGAAATGCACCCGCGTCACCGGTATTGGAGTGAAACTTCCTCAAAGACTTCTTAAAAAAGAATGA
- the folE gene encoding GTP cyclohydrolase I FolE, with protein sequence MENEVTSILKAIGEDPNREGLLNTPKRVRKAYEFLTSGYKADIDTIVNGAIFEEDSQGMVLVRDIEMYSLCEHHLLPFFGKAHVGYIPNKKIIGISKIPRIVDVFARRLQVQERMTEQIAYALMEVLDPLGVAVVIKAKHLCMMMRGVEKQNSELFTSCMLGEFKTNMVTRSEFLDLIRTGST encoded by the coding sequence TTGGAAAACGAAGTAACGAGTATATTAAAAGCAATCGGAGAAGATCCGAATAGAGAAGGACTTTTAAACACTCCTAAAAGGGTCCGGAAAGCTTATGAATTCCTGACCTCCGGTTATAAGGCAGACATTGATACAATTGTGAACGGAGCGATCTTCGAAGAGGACAGCCAAGGTATGGTTCTTGTCAGAGACATCGAAATGTATTCTCTCTGCGAACATCATCTTCTTCCATTTTTTGGAAAGGCTCACGTAGGTTATATTCCGAACAAAAAGATCATAGGGATTTCGAAGATCCCTCGTATCGTAGACGTATTTGCAAGAAGGTTACAGGTTCAAGAAAGAATGACTGAACAAATTGCATACGCCCTAATGGAAGTTTTAGATCCTTTGGGCGTTGCAGTAGTCATCAAAGCAAAACATCTTTGTATGATGATGAGAGGTGTCGAAAAACAAAACTCCGAACTTTTCACTTCTTGTATGCTCGGAGAATTTAAAACGAATATGGTGACTAGGAGCGAGTTTCTAGATCTAATCCGGACTGGCTCGACCTAG
- a CDS encoding lysophospholipid acyltransferase family protein, translated as MSEKLDTRESFKRRFLVWLVPTIVVFLQRIIGLTSRKVELGKEHFNSLYPLKKPFILCVWHTNVLYSPYLNKNRKLAVLISESKDGDFITGVVHRFGNGSIRGSSSKGGSKALKAMIVHLRKNLPAAFTPDGPRGPAWIVQPGVIAAAQVAQVPILPFHYECTKQWIAEKSWDKHRIPKPFTTFVISYGEPIMIPRDLDEAGFERERLRVEKAMLENKNRAEQKAEELRSKSSRSSQSGLDLETRS; from the coding sequence ATGTCGGAAAAATTGGATACTCGGGAAAGTTTTAAGCGTAGGTTCTTAGTTTGGTTGGTGCCTACAATTGTAGTTTTTTTACAAAGGATCATCGGACTCACCTCAAGAAAGGTGGAATTAGGTAAGGAGCATTTTAACTCTCTTTATCCTTTGAAGAAGCCATTTATCCTATGTGTTTGGCATACGAACGTTCTTTATTCACCATACTTGAATAAGAATCGTAAGTTAGCAGTTTTGATCTCAGAATCTAAGGACGGAGATTTTATTACCGGAGTAGTGCATAGATTCGGTAACGGAAGTATTCGTGGTAGTTCCTCAAAGGGTGGATCAAAAGCGCTTAAGGCAATGATCGTTCATTTAAGAAAAAATCTTCCTGCAGCATTTACTCCTGATGGGCCCAGAGGTCCTGCTTGGATCGTTCAACCTGGGGTGATTGCTGCCGCCCAAGTCGCTCAGGTCCCAATCTTACCATTTCATTATGAATGTACAAAACAATGGATCGCGGAGAAGTCTTGGGATAAACATAGGATCCCAAAACCTTTTACAACCTTTGTGATCTCTTACGGGGAACCAATCATGATCCCAAGAGATCTAGATGAGGCTGGCTTCGAAAGAGAAAGACTAAGAGTGGAGAAAGCAATGCTCGAAAATAAAAATCGAGCAGAGCAAAAAGCGGAAGAGCTTAGATCTAAATCTTCTAGGTCGAGCCAGTCCGGATTAGATCTAGAAACTCGCTCCTAG
- a CDS encoding cation:proton antiporter: MEHHSLTLLVDIALSIIFATFFAIIAKAAKQPLVLGYVIAGLIIGPLFGPYVGGQLTIGYVKSEESIELISEIGLILLLFIIGLEIDLKELARMGRSMFALGVLQFFLGVAAAWFAFRTFFPPAPGNFDLLYFAIALSLSSTMIVVKLLHDKFEISTVAGRLTIGVLVLQDIWAILFMGIQPDLQDPQIINVLISLAKGIVLVALAFAVSRFILSYLFLFAASKPELVLITSIAWCFFLCGVAEKFQLSKEMGALIAGVSIAAFPYGADVISKLSGIRDFFITLFFVALGMKIQAPSASDLGLAFLAVGFVLVSRVIIIAPTVFFSGKGLRAGIVAGLNLAQISEFSLVILALGVQKEHIGKDLQAIVLTSMIIASIISTYVILFNDKIARGIIAFLSIFGVKENKEPLESQVTGETKRDIVVLGYFRIAQGLIDGIENDKPSWLKRMLVVDFNPIYRQTLESKGIRWAYGDLANPESLHHLGIEEARYIVCTVSDMILKGTTNRRLLESLKSICRHHQPKIILTTDDPKEAEVLRNNGAAHVIVPGKISGLSLFTELSGMVDQNGSVTIAKSVKAKPKKTTSNKKKVKKTK; the protein is encoded by the coding sequence ATGGAACATCATTCACTTACTCTATTAGTTGATATCGCCCTAAGTATTATTTTCGCGACCTTCTTCGCAATCATAGCAAAAGCAGCAAAACAACCTCTTGTATTGGGTTATGTAATCGCGGGACTAATCATCGGTCCATTATTCGGACCTTATGTAGGCGGGCAGCTTACCATTGGTTATGTTAAAAGTGAAGAAAGTATAGAGCTGATCTCAGAGATCGGTTTGATCCTTTTATTATTCATCATCGGTTTAGAGATCGACCTAAAAGAATTAGCCAGAATGGGGCGATCCATGTTTGCTCTGGGGGTTTTACAATTCTTCTTAGGCGTTGCGGCCGCTTGGTTTGCATTCCGCACATTCTTCCCACCTGCTCCTGGAAATTTTGATCTTCTATACTTTGCGATCGCACTTTCTCTCAGTTCCACGATGATCGTGGTCAAACTTCTACATGATAAGTTTGAGATCAGCACTGTTGCAGGACGACTTACGATTGGGGTTTTGGTCTTACAAGATATTTGGGCAATTCTATTTATGGGGATCCAGCCGGACTTACAAGATCCTCAGATCATAAATGTACTTATCTCTTTAGCCAAGGGTATCGTTCTAGTTGCGTTGGCTTTTGCAGTCAGTCGTTTTATTTTATCTTATTTATTTTTATTCGCTGCTTCCAAACCTGAATTAGTTTTGATTACTTCAATTGCTTGGTGTTTCTTCTTATGCGGCGTCGCAGAAAAATTCCAACTTTCTAAAGAGATGGGAGCCTTGATTGCTGGTGTGAGTATCGCTGCCTTCCCATATGGTGCAGATGTAATCAGTAAACTTTCCGGGATCAGGGACTTTTTCATTACATTATTTTTCGTAGCTCTTGGAATGAAAATCCAGGCTCCAAGTGCAAGTGATTTAGGTTTAGCATTCTTGGCAGTTGGATTTGTTTTAGTGAGCAGGGTTATAATCATTGCTCCAACTGTATTTTTCTCAGGCAAAGGTTTAAGAGCAGGGATTGTAGCAGGTCTGAACCTGGCGCAAATTTCAGAATTCTCTTTAGTAATCTTAGCGCTCGGAGTGCAAAAGGAACATATAGGAAAAGATCTGCAAGCGATCGTTCTTACTTCTATGATCATCGCTTCTATCATTTCCACTTATGTGATCTTGTTTAATGATAAGATCGCGAGGGGAATTATTGCCTTCTTATCTATTTTCGGAGTGAAAGAAAACAAAGAGCCATTAGAGTCCCAAGTTACCGGCGAGACAAAAAGAGATATCGTAGTATTAGGATATTTCAGAATAGCTCAGGGTTTGATCGATGGGATAGAAAATGATAAACCTTCTTGGCTCAAAAGAATGTTGGTAGTGGATTTTAATCCGATCTATAGACAAACTTTAGAATCTAAAGGAATTCGTTGGGCATACGGAGATTTAGCAAATCCGGAAAGCCTTCATCATTTAGGAATAGAAGAAGCAAGATATATTGTTTGTACAGTTTCCGATATGATCCTAAAAGGAACTACAAACCGCAGATTATTAGAGTCCTTAAAAAGTATCTGTAGGCATCACCAACCTAAGATCATTCTAACTACGGATGATCCAAAAGAGGCAGAAGTTCTTAGAAATAATGGAGCGGCCCATGTAATCGTTCCAGGTAAAATTTCAGGACTTTCTCTATTTACTGAATTGTCTGGAATGGTAGATCAAAACGGAAGCGTTACAATTGCAAAATCCGTAAAAGCAAAACCTAAAAAAACAACGTCGAATAAGAAGAAGGTCAAAAAGACCAAGTAG
- a CDS encoding glycosyltransferase family 4 protein yields MMARKIKIGYDARMITHSGIGSRIKGLLHWLGDIASKKGIQIVLLGNPTLIKKNLSPKVLANYEILEYNAGIYSIKEWFGIPEMKDFDLLDIPHFNAPLKFLDRCVVTIHDIIPFRMKQFHSSFLKQAYMKFVFLLIRKKAKKIITVSDFTAKDIIEVFSFSKSQIRTIYNGLDSKIFSPKSDLEKKKFLKQYGLKPGYLLSVGIGKEHKNLGFVLNSLKKLWSEKKIKADWVIAGSGGKLPDYLAEEAKGWEDRIKLVPYLSEQELATLYSAAGLLVYPSLYEGFGFPPVEAQSCGCPVYSSNSSVLPEILEDTAFFFDPTDSHSFEIGLVKLLDSPKLLSSKTKVGLKNSKRFDWKKSATEVVEEYLQLVKN; encoded by the coding sequence ATGATGGCCAGAAAGATCAAGATCGGATACGACGCAAGGATGATTACCCATTCAGGGATCGGTTCCAGAATTAAAGGACTTTTACATTGGCTGGGAGATATTGCTTCTAAGAAAGGAATCCAGATCGTTCTTCTTGGAAATCCTACTCTTATAAAAAAGAATCTTTCACCTAAGGTATTAGCTAATTACGAAATCTTGGAATACAATGCAGGGATTTATTCTATCAAAGAATGGTTCGGCATTCCTGAAATGAAAGATTTTGACCTGTTGGATATCCCACATTTTAACGCGCCTTTAAAATTCTTAGATCGTTGTGTTGTTACCATTCACGATATTATTCCATTCAGAATGAAACAGTTCCATTCTTCTTTTTTGAAACAAGCGTATATGAAGTTTGTGTTTTTGCTCATTAGGAAGAAGGCCAAAAAGATAATTACTGTTTCCGATTTTACTGCAAAAGACATTATAGAAGTTTTTTCTTTCTCCAAATCACAGATAAGAACCATCTATAACGGCTTGGACTCAAAAATATTTTCACCTAAAAGCGATTTAGAAAAGAAGAAGTTCCTGAAACAATATGGACTCAAACCTGGATACTTACTTAGCGTTGGGATCGGAAAGGAGCATAAAAATTTAGGATTTGTTCTTAATTCTCTCAAAAAACTTTGGTCCGAAAAAAAGATCAAAGCAGATTGGGTGATCGCAGGCTCAGGCGGAAAACTTCCTGACTATTTAGCTGAAGAAGCAAAAGGTTGGGAAGATAGAATTAAACTAGTTCCTTATCTGTCTGAACAAGAACTGGCCACTTTATATTCTGCAGCAGGGTTACTTGTTTATCCTTCTTTGTACGAAGGATTTGGATTTCCTCCTGTAGAAGCTCAATCATGCGGATGTCCTGTATATTCTTCTAACTCAAGTGTTCTTCCTGAAATTTTAGAAGATACCGCATTCTTCTTTGATCCAACAGATTCGCATTCTTTCGAAATTGGCTTAGTGAAATTATTAGATTCCCCTAAACTTCTAAGTTCTAAAACCAAAGTTGGTTTAAAAAATTCTAAAAGGTTTGATTGGAAAAAATCTGCGACTGAGGTCGTAGAAGAATATCTGCAATTAGTGAAGAACTGA
- a CDS encoding DUF423 domain-containing protein, producing MASKNSNSIPLFLSAILGFLAVALGAFGAHGLKSILTPDLLVIYETGARYHLIHAVVLFVLALSGKLSESKFRRIGFWLIFSGILIFSGSLYALSLTGIRILGAITPFGGLAFLTGWASIAYSAFSDKE from the coding sequence ATGGCATCCAAAAATTCTAACTCTATTCCATTATTCTTATCTGCAATATTAGGTTTTTTAGCAGTAGCTCTTGGCGCGTTCGGAGCTCACGGATTAAAATCAATATTAACTCCTGACTTGCTTGTGATCTACGAAACTGGAGCAAGATATCATCTCATCCACGCAGTAGTTTTATTTGTATTAGCATTGAGTGGAAAACTTTCAGAATCCAAGTTTAGAAGAATTGGTTTTTGGCTGATCTTCAGTGGGATCTTGATCTTCTCCGGTTCATTATATGCACTTTCTTTAACAGGGATCAGAATTTTAGGTGCGATCACTCCTTTTGGTGGATTGGCATTTTTAACTGGCTGGGCTTCGATCGCTTATTCTGCTTTTTCAGATAAAGAATAA
- the rocD gene encoding ornithine--oxo-acid transaminase has translation MHTQTSQFYFDTEKEYGAFNYEPLPVVLEKGKGIFLWDTDGKRYFDFLSAYSAVNQGHCHPKIIETLKAQSEKLTLTSRAFYNDQLGPMEKFLCDTFGFDRMVPMNTGVEAAETSVKLARRWAYQIKKVPADKAKIVFASGNFWGRSIGAISASTDPTSRGDFGPFVPGFSIIPFNDTEALKKELEDPNVAAFMVEPIQGEAGVIVPREGYLKEVRKLCSEHNVLLILDEVQTGLGRTGKLLAADHENVKPDLLVLGKALSGGTLPVSAVLSSDEIILTLKPGTHGSTFGGNPLAAAVAKTAIQVLLEENLSENSEARGTEFRSSLHALKSEYPDKVKEIRGKGLLNAVEFFPDATGPRAKKICYKLLDSGILAKQTHDHTIRFAPPLCISKTELEEATSLILQTIRKTLD, from the coding sequence ATGCACACGCAAACTTCCCAATTTTACTTCGATACTGAAAAAGAGTACGGAGCATTTAACTACGAACCTCTTCCCGTTGTGTTGGAGAAAGGGAAAGGTATCTTTCTTTGGGATACAGATGGAAAAAGATATTTTGATTTTTTATCTGCATACAGCGCAGTGAACCAAGGACATTGCCATCCTAAAATTATAGAAACGTTAAAGGCCCAATCCGAGAAACTAACTCTTACTTCCAGAGCATTCTATAATGACCAACTAGGTCCTATGGAAAAATTTTTATGTGATACGTTCGGATTCGATAGAATGGTCCCAATGAACACTGGAGTAGAAGCCGCCGAAACTTCTGTAAAACTCGCAAGAAGATGGGCGTACCAAATAAAAAAAGTACCTGCAGATAAAGCTAAGATTGTTTTCGCTTCTGGAAATTTTTGGGGCAGAAGTATCGGTGCAATTTCCGCTTCTACTGATCCTACTAGCAGAGGGGATTTTGGTCCCTTTGTTCCAGGATTTTCTATCATTCCATTTAACGATACAGAAGCTTTAAAAAAAGAATTAGAAGACCCTAATGTAGCTGCGTTCATGGTAGAACCAATCCAAGGAGAAGCAGGAGTAATCGTTCCGAGAGAAGGTTATCTAAAAGAAGTCCGCAAACTATGTTCCGAGCATAATGTACTTTTGATCTTGGATGAAGTACAAACCGGTCTTGGTAGAACTGGAAAACTTTTAGCAGCGGATCATGAGAATGTAAAACCGGATTTGCTAGTACTCGGCAAAGCTCTGTCCGGAGGAACCCTTCCTGTATCTGCAGTTTTGAGTTCTGATGAGATTATTCTTACCTTAAAACCAGGAACCCATGGTTCTACATTCGGTGGAAATCCATTAGCCGCAGCAGTTGCCAAAACTGCCATCCAAGTATTATTAGAAGAAAATCTTTCAGAGAACTCGGAAGCGAGAGGGACAGAATTCCGCTCTTCTCTACATGCTTTGAAATCTGAATATCCTGATAAAGTCAAAGAGATCAGAGGGAAAGGATTGTTAAACGCAGTGGAATTTTTCCCGGATGCGACTGGTCCAAGAGCAAAAAAAATCTGCTACAAACTTTTAGACTCTGGAATTCTCGCAAAACAAACTCATGATCATACGATCAGATTTGCTCCTCCTCTTTGTATTTCCAAAACGGAATTGGAAGAGGCGACTTCTCTCATTCTTCAGACAATCCGTAAAACCCTTGACTAA
- a CDS encoding DUF1289 domain-containing protein has product MIVRSPCIKICNMDYDTGLCEGCYRTLEEIGRWTMYTEDERKTIRLKIEERKISLGKPSFKNP; this is encoded by the coding sequence ATGATTGTTCGTTCTCCATGCATCAAGATCTGCAATATGGATTATGACACCGGTCTCTGCGAAGGTTGTTATCGCACCTTAGAAGAGATCGGCAGATGGACTATGTATACGGAAGACGAAAGAAAAACGATCCGACTCAAAATAGAAGAAAGAAAAATTTCCCTCGGAAAACCTTCTTTCAAAAATCCTTAA